In Fulvia fulva chromosome 8, complete sequence, the DNA window GGCGACGCTGATGGTTGGGATAACTTATCGGAACATGTTGTTGAGGGTGTCGATGATTACGCCTCATGTCGTGAAGCATGTCGTGAAAGGCAAACTTGTGTACAGTACTCGTTCAACTTGGGCCAATGTAGGACCAGCTCGGCGCTCAAGCGTGGCCGCGCTACAGAAGGGGCTGCTTCGGGGTGGGTGGTAGATCGTGTGCACAGGATGATGGAGTCTCTAGACACACGATGTCATGGAAAATTTCTCATTTAAAGCATGTACAGCTACGGCTTACAGCTACCAAAGGGTGTGCTCAAGAGTTCGTGTACGACACCCATCGATGGATGTATTCTGTTCAGAAGTATGGAGGAGCTGGAGAGGAAGAAGACTTGGTAGAAGACACGTATGGGTGGAGGCACGTCGGCGAAAGACAACTTGAATCACTCCCGTCCGATATGACTGACATCCATTAGACTCGAAGGTCAAGGATCCCAAACCCACTCTACAAACAATTCGCTACAGGATCCGGCATTGGAATGCATCCATTGCCCTGAAAATTGCAAGGATTCGTCTGCGGCCTCGTTAGCTCTAAGAGATGTGCCAAAAGAGGCTGAAGTTCCAGGAGCCGTGGACATTGGCACAGACTGGTCCGCGTTCAAAGAAGTGTCTTATTGCTTGGACGTATCCGCCGCGCCATTCACGCCATCGCTGTTACATTCTCGATCGAACGTACGGCGTACCTGCAAGCCTGTCCTACCTGCACCCATGACGAAGCAGTATGCCACACTAGCAGGCCTCGAGACCGCTCTGCCTGAATCGACATAATGCTCGCGCAATGAGGCGGGTGATCAGGACACTATCCGCCTTGGTCGTTAGTTGGGAACAGACAACGGAAGATGATGTTCGAGAGGCGCGGTTACGGCAGAGAAGCTCAATATAGGTTAGATCCAGTAGATGAGGCAGACATCGTAGGCGATGGCTAATATGATGACTGCGGCGATGATTATGGTTGGAGAAAGTATTGCCGGGAGGTCGTGCGATACTTCTGCCATTGTTGCGGCACAAGGGAGCAGATGAGAATAGAGCTGAGTGGTCTGTGTAAGAAGTCGCTGCTGGTTCAGTTCGTTCTTGCTTCAAACAATTCCGGCTCTTTCCAAAACAACCTCAATTCATGCCTCTTCTTTGGTGAAACCAGCTGGACGTATCTACAGGCAATCCTCGACAGCAAACACATCAAATTCGCGAATGGCTGGCCATTGGTGCTCACCGAGCGATGTAGGTCAGTAAATCGAAAGGACCTTGGGATGCTCTGTCCGGATGAATTCCACCAAGACGCATCTGCATCATGGCGATCACCGCCACCCTCGACAGAGTAGTCAGCAGGTCCTCCTGATAGACAGCACGGCACTTCAACCAGGTAGCCGGCAGCGGCCGCTGGTCCGAAAACCTCAGCTTCTCTGTCATCGCGGGAGTATCAATGCTAACCATTTTGCACTATCATCCTACCCTCCAGATGCACCTCCACCATGTCTGCGGAGATACTGCGGATCGATGTCGATGCACAAGATGACAAGAAGGAGCGACTTCGGCCTCGTCTGCCCCACCAGAGTCCGAGCAGGATCACGTGCTCACATAAGCTTTGCCTTCTGTCTCTCCCGCGCACCGGATGAGATACACGGGAAACCTTTAGCGGGGATTCTGCATCACTCACAGCTACGGCTTCGACACATGGTAACTATTCTTGCACCAAAACCAGCCATCCGATCGATTAGCCGTGTGCAAGCGCCTCCTGCGCTATCAGCATCATGGCGCTTCATAAGGTAGGTCCTGGATCCCATCTATACCTTTCCGTCCGTATCACTACTCGGTCTTCATTGTTGTTGTTTGTCCTATCGAACGTGGGAGACTACTGACTGCAGATCGCCGGCTGGCCATCGACTCGTATCACCAACAAGGACAGTCCCTAGGACGTCTTCATCATCGTTCGAGTAGCTGCAGAAGAGTCGCACAAGATGCCTCACGAGAAGTACGACATTGTGATAGTTGGCGCGGGACCAGTTGGTCTCCTCCTATCGACATGCCTAGCAAGATGGGGGTACAAGATCAAGCACATCGACATGCGACCCGAGCCTACCCTCACAGGACGAGCAGACGGTATTCAGCCCCGATCGTTAGACCTTCTACGGAACATGGGCCTGAAGCGCGCGATCATGGCTAACGAACCTGCAAAGGTCTACGAGGTGGCATTCTGGGATCCATCAGAAGCTGGGAAAGGCATTCACAGGACAGGGACTTGGGCATCGTGTCCGAAATTCATTGATGCGAGATACCCGTTCACAACTCTGCTACACCAGGGTTTGATCGAGCGCGTCTTCATCGCCGACATCGAGAAGCACAACACACGGATACAACGGCCTTGGAAGATCACAGGGTTCCAGAACGATGGCAAGGATCCGGAGTACCCAGTCGAGGTCAGCATCGGACATGTCGATGGTGACGAGACGGAGACTGTACGAGCGAAGTATTTGTTCAGTGGAGAGGGCGCAAGAAGTTTTGTCAGAGAACAGTTATGTGTGGGGATCACACACAAAGACCCGATCGCATATGTTTGGGGTGTCATGGATGGTGTTGTTCGGACAAACTTCCCAGACATCAAGATGAAGTGCACGATCCACTCCGATGCTGGCTCCATCATGGTTATTCCTCGCGAGGACAACATGGTCCGCTTATACATCCAGATCGCTTCCTCAGAAGATCCAGACTTCAACCCAAGGAAATCAGCGACCACAGAAGAAGTACAGGCGTTCGCGAAGAAAATCCTGAAGCCTTACTGGATCGAATGGGACCGTGTCGAGTGGTATTCGGTCTACCCTATCGGCCAAGGCATCGCAGATCGCTACACACTTGACGAAAGAGTATTCATGGGCGGAGACTGCTGTCATACCCACTCTCCCAAAGCTGGTCAAGGCATGAACACTGCCTTCCTCGATGCCCAGAACCTTGCTTGGAAGATTCATCACGTAGAATCTGGCTTCGCTGACCGTTCTATCCTGAAATCCTACGAGACCGAACGCAAGTTCGTCGCCGAGAACCTCCTAAACTTCGATTCGGAATACGCGAAACTCTTTTCACAACGGCAGCCTTCCGCTGGCGAGGTGAGAGCCGCAGGCAAGCAGGCTGGCCATAGCGAAAGCGAGGAGAACCCGTTTATCAAGAAGTTCAAGGAATCCTGCGAGTTCACTTCCGGATACGGCGTGCGCTACCTCGAGAACGTCTTCAACTGGTCAGACTCCCACCCAGCACAGCACGATCTCTTCCTGTCGGAATCCAAAGGCACCACAAAGCTACAAACAGGCAGAATCCTCACACCTGCCACGGTAACGCGCGTCTCAGACGCAAACGTCGTCCACCTCGAACAAGAAATCCCCCTAAACGGCTCCTACAGACTCTACCTCTTCGGCGGCAAACCCCAAAAGACAAAATCCGCCATCTCAGACTTCGCCAAGAACCTCCAAAAGAAGACCTCCTTCTACTCCATCTACGCCCGCAGCGACATCGACTCCGTCGACTACCACGAACGCCACAACCCTCACTCCCACTTCTTCACCGTCAACACCATCTTCAACGCCCCGCGGCCAGAAATTGAGATCCAGGATCTGCTCCCGGAGGTGCTAGCGCGGTACCAGGATCACGTATATGCGGATGATGTGTGGGATCAGAGAGTTCCTGACGCGCAAGCGGCGGCGCATGCGAAGATGGGGTTGAGTGAGGAGGAGGGAGGCGTGGTGGTTGTGAGGCCGGATGGGTATGTGGCTTGTGTGGTGAAGTTGGTGGAGGGGAGTGGGACTGTCGATGCGTTGAATGCGTATTTTGGGACGTTTACGGTGAGGAAGGTAGGTGGGGAGAGGGCGGTTTTGTGATGGTGATGGAGCAACTGTTGACGTGAGTGAGCGTTTTGAGATATACTACGAATACGAAGAGACTATCATCCGGTGACCTGGTAGGCTTTCAAGGCAACGTGAATGGCAAGTCTCCTTTGCAGACATCACAATCCTAGCGAGATTAACCTCTACCTGGATCGGCAACAATCTTCGAAGCGCAGACAAGGGCCGGACGCCAAGCCGACCCGGCTGATGGAGAGGTATGCAGCGTGCCGTGTCTATCCCGATGCTATGGGTCTTTTTAGCCACAACACAACATGCAACAGACTCTTGATACTCCATCAGAGCACGACGTCGTGAAAATGGCTGGGTGCTGGAGGAAGTTGACGAGAGGATCCCTGCGCTTTGGCAGCTAGGGCTTGTTCCCATTGGACGACTAAGCGAGAGTGGTCTGAGGTTACTAACCGTTACATGTATGATGTATGGTCCACGTTCCTTTCCATTGACAACACCTCCTTCACGTTCCTAACCACTCACACGCACACACACTCGACAACATGTCTCCCGAGATCGCTGGTCAGGTCTCAGCTGGACACGGCATGGCGCGGCAGAGTAATGATCTGTACGGCTCCCTTGACTGACATCCGCCGTGTCGGCATATTCAGGAATGCTTGTTCCCGTCCGGCATGCCTCCTAACGAGACATCATTGGAACATTTGCCAGTTGCCGAGCCGTCAGAAATACGTCCAGCCGTCAGAAATACGTCCAGCCGCCCGAAAAGCACAAGAATGAGTCGCCCAATGGCCTTGGCAGCACGGACTCCATGTTTAGACCATTTCCAATGGGATGTCTCTGTTATTACCAAGTGAGCTGAATGGAACGCGGGAGCCGTCGTGTTGATCTTGCAGACACACGCGCTTGAGTCGTATACTGACCATCTCCTCCTTCTCGCTCTCGCAAGTCTTTGGTTGGTCAAACACACTCTTTCTCTTCAGGTTTCGTCGGTCGTGTCGACCATGGCGCGCTTCCCCATCGATGCCTGCAGGCTTGCAGGTATTGCTGTCACACTCATTACCACAGCCAGTGCACAGAACCCACCTCCTCCGGCTTACATGGCATCATGTCCTACACCTGCCACCACAGCACCATTCACTGTTCGGGACGAGTGCGGTATGGACTACCAGATTAGCTGCGGACGAAACACAGGCGGTACCCAAGATATTGACTCCGGAGTATACGCGGATACTTTCAACTACTGCTTTCAACGGTGTTCCGCGAACACGGAGTGTACATCATTCACCTTCCAGACCGAGTCGAAGAGGTGCTACATCAAAAGGCTAGGTTCGCAAAACACTTGGATAGCTGGCAATGTTTACGACATAAGCGCCATACAGATCTTGCCAAGAACTGGTAGTCCCGGTGCTTGCGTTCCCAAACCGGAGAGAAATCAAATACTCACAACTGATGATCCAGCCCCTGTGTGTCCCGACAACACCGACACGCTCTACAACAGCGCCAACGGCAACCAGTATCGACTCCGCTGTGACACGGGCTTTGTTAATGCTGGAAGCTACATGATGCCACCGGGCAACAGAGGGTCTTTCACTGCCTGCATCAACTCGTGTACCGATGCTATACAGTGTAGTGGTATCAGTTTCGCGGGATTTGCTAGGCCGCAGGACCAGGGTCAGGGAGATTGCTACAGGTTCACATCTGCCAATACGGGGGCTTTGGTCAGAGGCGGCGGCAATGTGGTCGCAGTGAGGCAGAGCCCAGCCATCGTCGTACCGCCCGCGGCCGTCTCGACAACTACTACCACCGGTACTTGGACCGCAACGACTACGCTAAGCACAACCTTTGCCAACTCCTACGCACCTTCTCCGACTAACGTAGTCGTCATTGGAGTGCCTTACCCGACTACCGTGAGTTGTCTGGTTACGAGTGATGTTTATGTGCTAACATTTGCAGACCTCGACCTTGGCAGGAGGCTATACGACCACCGAGACCCTCACTACGATAGCGGGCTCTGATGCGACTCCTACTGCCACAGTCGTAGAAGGAGTACCATATTCATTACCGTACATCGAGTTCACTGGTGAGACTTTGACCGGCATCTGTCCCGCTGGTGCTGGGAATACCTATCGTAGCGCTGGTCAGCTGTATCAGATCTCGTGTGACGGCGCATGGGCCAATAATATCGAGGACACGGGCGTATCGGGCCAAACAGTCGACCAGTGCCTCGCATCGTGTGGCGCCAACCCTCAATGTGGCGCGGCAACCTTCAGCCCTGGGATGGACACTGGGACAAGCACTGGGACGTGCTATTTGCAGACGCTGACTACCTATTATGAACGTCAACTGGATGACGCCACGGATGGAAACATAGCCATTCGAAAGATTCCTGGCGATATCCTCACTCAGCCTGTCGTAACAGTCTCCTCCACTCTGATCGGAGATTACTCGACCAGAACGACTATTATGACAATAACTGGCGGGCCTGGGCCTAGTCCAAGCAACACTGAAGTCTTCGGTACGCCATATTCTAGTCCGGCGGCCACTGTTACAACACTTGCAACCGCGTGTCCTCAAAGCGCAGGGTCCGTGTATCGCGATGCTGGACAGCTTTATCAGATTTCCTGCGGAGGCGACTTCGCGAACGATCTTCAGCCAGCCACTCCCGGGCTCAATATCCTCTATGACCAGGATCTTCAGGATTGTATCACTGCATGTACTAACAGAGCTGACTGCGGAGCCGCCACGCTCGCCGGCTCTACTTGTGTTCTTAAGAGTCTCGACACGTACTACTACCGCCAAGAAGACACAGCTACTGAAGATAATATTGCTGTTCGGAAGATTGCAGGCAATGTGTTCACAACCACGATAACGGCGGCAAGTATCTCACAGCAGTTCTCAAACTTCTGGCACCTACTGACTGTTTCTAGAGTACTACGACCACGTCTGATACATCATCAAGTGACACATCGACACTATCCACTCTCACGGGAGCCTATGCTGCTACCACGACTCTCACGTTCCCTGGCACGCAGGTGCCTCCCACGCCTACCACTTATATCGGTGTACCAAATCCTGCGCCAACAGCTACCATCGTACCGCCCAGTCTGCCGTGTCCCGCGAACCCTGGTCAATACTACCGCAGCGCCGACGGACAGCTGTATCAGATCTCCTGCGGTGGTGACTATGCTCGTGATGAAACACCGTTGCCAGTCCCCGGAATAGACCTTGACGCTTGTGTCGCCCTCTGCGATGCATCCGATACCTGCGGTGCCGCGGTCTTCGATCCCAGAATTGGCGGCGCGTGCTATCGGAAGCTGCTGAATACCTATTACTACCGACAAGAAGATCCCGACACGGCCAGCAACGTTGCTTTGAGGAAGGTCGTTGGAGATCGAGTGACCACCACTGCTACTACGGCAACGGCAAGTATTCCCTCGTAGCTTTAGAGCGGAATTTCAAGCTGACCAAAGAATAGACAGCAACAGCAGTGGTTGAGACAAGCAGCGATGGTGATCCTGCGACAACAACCGACACTGCTTCCGGTACATCAACATCGTCGACTGCATCGACCTCTTCCGGTGCTGCACGTGCAACCATCTCAGCTCCGGCGAGTCCCTGTCCAAATAACGTAGGCCAGGTATACCGCAGTGAGGACGACGTGCTATGGGAAATCTCATGTGACAACGACTTCACCGGATACACAGATACAAACATAGCCACCGCAGATTCCAACATCGAGGCTTGTCTCGCTTTGTGCGAAGTTACTCCTGGCTGTGGTGCTGCGGTGTTCAACACTCAGAACGTCCACTGTTATCTGAAGCCTGAGAATGCTCCGTCAACGCCTCCAGGTGAAGAAACCGCGATCGGCAACGTCGGGTTCGTAAGACTCGAGGACCAGGGTGATATTCCGGAGGACCCCAACGCAGATGTCGAGATCGAAGATCCCACACTTCCTTGTCCCGATTACGATGGCGCCATCTACCGCAGTGAAGGTGGAGAGGAGTATCGAATCACTTGCGATAGTGATTTTGCATTTCAGGGGACCTCACTCGGATATGGACTCATCCTGCGAAACCTCGGCCTTGAAGCTTGTCTCGCCGAGTGTGAGAACAACGCTGGTTGCGGTGGAGCAGTCCTACTGGCCCCAGACTGTTTCTTGAAACCTCCGGACACATACCTCACCCGCGTCGGGACAGCCGAGGGCAGCGTCGCCCTGAGGAAGATATCGGGTCCTGCAGTCGCCTCCTCGGTCTCCAGCGCTACCTCAGAACCTACTGCCACATCAACGACTGAGAGTGCCAGCACCCTAACGGACTCAGTAACTTCGATAAGCTCTGCAATTTCTGCTCCGACGCCAAACCCATGTCCCCGTGGTGCGGACGGTACCGTAGTGTTGCCATATGTCGACTCCTTCGGTGATGCTTACCAAGTCTTCTGTGGTGGGGCTGCAGAATACAACCAGGATCTGACACAGCTAAATGACCTGACGAATCTCGACGCATGTATGGTGGCCTGCGACACAACACTCCGATGCAACGCGGTGTCTTGGATCGGTGGCAACTCTGGCGCTGGTCAGTGTACTCTCAAGCAAGGAGCGACCCAGGACGGTGCGGTCTCGGACGAGATGTTCGTCGCAGTACGGGTCAATGGCCCTGTCGACAGCGTCCCAGCCCTCAGTACTAGTACGGAGGCTGCAACAGGAACAACAGCGACAGCGACATCGTCTACTGCCTCGATCAACACCGATGATGTGCTTACCAGCTCAAGTACCACATCAAGTGCTACGACCTCACCTACATCCTCGCAATGTCCAGAGCCACTCGAAGATGTCTGCGCGAATGAACAAAATGAGTTGGGAGTCATCACTTGTATCATCTCCGACGAGTACAACGAGCTCTACTCGTACAACTGTGGCAACACCATCACCGGTCCTACCATTCCTACCGACGAGGTCAGCCCAGACCCCTATGGGCAAGTTCCAGACGTGGTCGACCTGGCCGGCTGTAACTTGCTATGCGAGCGCAACAGGCCTCGCTGTAAGGCGGTGAACTTCTACCCTGCTACAGGCACCTGCATCTTGGTAGAGACACCTGATGGTTACGAGATCACTCCGGGCGCCATCTCTTGCGAGCAGGAGAATTCCGACTCCGATGGCTCTACGTCGAGTAGCACCAGTGGACCGACCGCACCACCCTACGACTCAACCGCGACTGGAGGAACAGCATCAGCAACATCGAGTCAAACAGATTCCGCCACTATCAGCACGGAATCTTCCGCTCCTACCGCCTCGAGCTCTGCCACAGAGAGCGCATCAAGCGTCTCAAGCACCGGCACGGGCACTAGTTCTATTCCATCCGCAGGTAGCTCGAGTGGAGGCAGCTCGGCCACCGGCTCCATGGCTTCTCAATACCCAGGCGGCTCTAGTGAAGCTAGCGTGGCCACCGATTCAACGACTTCCTCAGTCTTTGAAGCGACCTCAAGCCCGACTACAGATCTCTCAGGAACGATCTTCGGCTCCTCGTCATCCTCACAGTCACCTTACATCATCCCGACCATCAGCACTGGCTCCACAACTTCATCAGACCTTAAAGTGACCTCAAGCCCAACTACAGATCTTTCAGGAACGATCTCCGGCTCCTTGTCACTCTCACTGCCGACAGACTACTTCCCTGGAGGTCCGTCCCAATCTGATGCGACAACCATATCGACCGGCGTCACTCAATCTTTAAGCACCCTTTCGACCGATGTGAGCAGTGCGCCCTCGGACGGGCCACCAGCTAGCGAGTATCCACCGCCGGGAGGCTCTTCTCAGACTACTGGTTCGTCTTCATCAGGTGGTTCCGTCTCAACCATTACGGTATCAATTCCAAGTGGATCAATCATGAGCGTTTCTAGTACTACCTCAACGGGAACGGCCTCGGCTACAAGTGGCTCGGAGATTCCTACTGGTTATGAAAATGGCAGTGCATCAGGAAGCTCCTCAACAAGTTCAGGCAGCCAACAGATACCTATCAACTACAACACTGGCAGCTTTACATCAACAGGTCCGCCATTGACAGGCTCAAACCCCGCATCGTACCCAGGAGGCAATGGTAATGGCGCTACAAGCGGCTCATCCACCAGCACCACGACATCAGGGCCAGCTCCGTACGTGAGCGTCTGTCCAGCGTACGATGGTCAATACTTCACTGCACCAGCCTATGGCTCTAGCCAGTACCTGGTCGACTGCGACTCTGCCTACACCGGTGATGAGATTATCAACCCTATCCAGTACCGCCAGCTCTCCTACTCTCCACAGCAAGGCAGCTGCATGGCAACCTGTGACAAGATGATCAATTGTGTTGCCATTAACGTCGCGCCCGAGGGTTGCCAGTACTTCAGTCGAGTGAATGAGACCTTAACCATCAGCCCAGGCACCATCGCGCTGCTGAAGACTGAACAAGGCACGATTCCCGAGTATCCAGGTGGGGTTAGCACGCCTCCAGGCAGTCAGACGCCCACTAGCCCAGGAACATACCCGCCAGGTGTTAGCGTGACACCTTCCACGCCAGGCGGCGGCAGCACTCCTCCAGGTAGCATTGGTACAGGAACACCAGCCACCACTCCAGGCGGAAATGAAACGCCACCAGTCTATCCTCCAGGCAGCAGCGGCGGTAGCAGAACTTCCACGGTCAACATTGTGACGGTCACGGTTTGCTCGGCACAGACGACTAGGACCACAACTTTGTTCACTACAAATACTGTCACGACTTGTGCTGCACAGGGATGTCCCAAATGAGCTTTAGTAGATAGGTCATAGGTTAATCTTAGTGTCGGAGGCGACCAATCAAGCATATTGCATTCTTCAGCTTCGCCCGAAGCGATTTTTCATTACGCCTGTGTTGGGTAGTACTTTTCCGCGCAAGTGAAAGTGAATCAAAATGTGGTGTCTACAAAACTGCAAGATAGAAGGTACCCCAGTGCCATGACTGCACTGCCTCAGGCTCCACAACGCGCCTGACTTAGCGGGCAGTAAATTGCCTAGAATCGCTGGGGCGATCTTGCTTCACCATGGCGCCGGGATGGTCTTGACAAAGTAAGTTCGATATACATGTATGTAGTGCGATTTGTGTTGCTTTCATTGCACGCGTGTTTCAGCCTGACGTGTACACCCACCCAGAGTTCGAGGACAGCGATCTGACTCACTAGAGCGTATAAGAGCAGACTCCGCCCACCATGATTTCATGGTTCCATAGGAAGAAGAGTCAGGATAGAAGAAGCGTCGTCATCCCCATGCCAGCTCCAGAGACTTCGATCGAGGCCTACACACTACCAAGGATCAAGCGTACCTGTGATCGGGCTGTAAAAAGTCTTAAGTCGAAGCGGAATCCAAGCCCTACCACACGAGAGATGCTGGAAAAGATTCACGAGAAGTGCAACTCGATTAAGATCGCCATGAAGGACAAGTCGAGTTGGTCGACAAAGCGCCGCCAGGCTATCCCTGAGCTAAGATCTCACGAGTCTGATCTTGCGGAGCGCATTTTCTACAAGTCAGTCGGCGGGGTCGAAGAGCAAGTCTACTGGCAGTCCTTGAAGGTAGACCTGACAAGGCTTTTGGAGCTTGATTTCTTTTGCGGGTATGGAGATTACTTTGGCGATTTTTGCCAAGGCCTCCGGCTGCAAGCCAGCAAGGACAATCTAGATCCATCCGGAGAGTTAAGTGGGCGGAATTACTGGACCATGATCAGTGACGCCCTTAAGCTGGAGGGGCCTGAGTGGCGTAAGGCAGCACTGAATGGCGGAGCCAAAGTCCATGTTGCTCTCGACCGAGTGTGCGATGCTCTGAAGGTGAATCTGGAGCATGCTCTTCGTTGCATTCACCTATGGGCGGCACGGTGCAAAGCTGCATATACAGGCTCCGGGGTACTATTAAAGCAGGGTCACTCCGCAGAGATAGCAAAGATGCTATTTGGGGACCTCCAGCACTTGGACAAGGCATGTCCTCCAGCCTGGAGAGACAACATAGAAAACGTCCGAAGCCTCATTGTAGGACTGCGAGATAAATGGTTCGACCGTGATGGCGTTGACGAGAACGATCCTGGAACTTGGTTCCCGAAAGAGCCCCTAAAAGATGCCATCAAGCTTGAACAGGCGATAAAGCCTGGAAAGATTCAGCAAGTGCCCAATCTGGCAAAGGCGAACTTAGATCCTGGGTCAGATACAGAGAGACTGCTCCAGCGTCAGATCCTGAACCTCAAAAAGCCTGGGCAGACAATTGGACCCGTGTCCTACGACCATTTATCACCACCAGCAACACCAAAGAACAAAATGAAATCCCAAGAGGTCGAGCGCCAAGGCATTCATAGTGCTAAAGAAAACTTGTATAACGACGCAGTAGAAGTGCTGAATCGCAGCCCACGAACTCAGACATAGCATGCACCGAGAGATCATCGGGAGCGAATGCGCAACCTTAACATGCGTCAGACTATGTACGAAACCCGGCATGGAAAGCTGTCGGATCCAGATGATACCGAGGACCCAAAAAGCACATAAAACGTTGAGCAATAGAGGACTATTTCCTGCGACAGATTGATGGTCAGCATTGTGATGGCTCTGAATACTCGCATTCCCATCTCGCTCTCATATCGATAAGCTGATGCTCTGAGCACCATGTACAGCCTCTTGCGGTCCCAATCTCCTCACCTAGA includes these proteins:
- a CDS encoding Phenol hydroxylase, giving the protein MPHEKYDIVIVGAGPVGLLLSTCLARWGYKIKHIDMRPEPTLTGRADGIQPRSLDLLRNMGLKRAIMANEPAKVYEVAFWDPSEAGKGIHRTGTWASCPKFIDARYPFTTLLHQGLIERVFIADIEKHNTRIQRPWKITGFQNDGKDPEYPVEVSIGHVDGDETETVRAKYLFSGEGARSFVREQLCVGITHKDPIAYVWGVMDGVVRTNFPDIKMKCTIHSDAGSIMVIPREDNMVRLYIQIASSEDPDFNPRKSATTEEVQAFAKKILKPYWIEWDRVEWYSVYPIGQGIADRYTLDERVFMGGDCCHTHSPKAGQGMNTAFLDAQNLAWKIHHVESGFADRSILKSYETERKFVAENLLNFDSEYAKLFSQRQPSAGEVRAAGKQAGHSESEENPFIKKFKESCEFTSGYGVRYLENVFNWSDSHPAQHDLFLSESKGTTKLQTGRILTPATVTRVSDANVVHLEQEIPLNGSYRLYLFGGKPQKTKSAISDFAKNLQKKTSFYSIYARSDIDSVDYHERHNPHSHFFTVNTIFNAPRPEIEIQDLLPEVLARYQDHVYADDVWDQRVPDAQAAAHAKMGLSEEEGGVVVVRPDGYVACVVKLVEGSGTVDALNAYFGTFTVRKVGGERAVL